One window of Vespula pensylvanica isolate Volc-1 chromosome 13, ASM1446617v1, whole genome shotgun sequence genomic DNA carries:
- the LOC122633898 gene encoding uncharacterized protein LOC122633898, producing the protein MGWVTGLGVALVIVVAAGAALALCRRYCIGWQWGTRNIWSILEEWRQALSWLWAPREEKVGLVKAQHPTAQTIPGLYRQTGNPSQQLLHSDSDLRLDAQGAFTRFEAVDRDLHPPLGTGTSSTIPPQPLRPAPQPRPASRPRPSPLQTPSTVDYLRMQESGPGPLTPPPSLQRTIPSSRATVASVFVFQNEPVKNYGFFKPPNDHSAFRFDGEGNTGKMLPENIQMAAYTMQNHSDSRMGRYEMDATEERRNDTYDSRCNPYRQFETSNRYNVHNTPIAALDVKANNEENTYPGYDVVQRTHQLRQHVRNDSRGSPSSFGLTNHSNSTSQTIMESIYGPQTLCKMLQNAQNLENELDRRNNEVQSIEMTPFRSSTLQDDVGTSYLYHDNSSNTGLQRVSQYIQSLPDHPAFDTINDHTSITHQDREQILYADDMQAQINSSKVSSESASSPVPPPPAPPDPPTDVLKKNEPTTGERIFNALRSVTSQSYIDASEFYNSVLSSAQQVQRFTFSRSPSMVNENTGSRLQNEVRDIYTETDSDAIGLDASRRSSDLYSPELNLEAHRTAQEVYYSLQDPPSSPLLLKDHNHESYTFMSDPSFTRTSEDIFNSLEQRRKSMERLNGIHEFVEHETSDTPRRRNSQELYAALEEVQLKRRLSQQSLEENYVTNYTMNEHGESNSGSRRGSQGPEPEPPPDESNLKRAISCESVCSDTSVVLNDLEEAPVVGLVCVGLEHERWGGRGTDAEGDLAVSVLEARDLVAPDGRPAQDTFARVCLLPDRQTHVQTRLYRGSPSPSYQEKFLFPLDGGPAGRTLLVEVFSDESSLGGGASLIGEASLRLGPALRPPATTWLPLTGPALPTPHLGELMFSLSYLPTAERLTLVVVKARNLRGSNTIPGDFFVKVYLLQQGKKMHKKKTSVKKGEKSPIFNEAIIFSVPAHALQTIQLRLTVAEVHNEQTTTNAKAYSVGHVIVGSTSTGKALAHWRQMLTALRRPIAMWHPLRK; encoded by the exons ATGGGTTGGGTCACCGGTCTCGGCGTCGCACTGGTCATTGTCGTCGCCGCTGGTGCTGCTTTGGCTCTCTGTAGACG ATATTGCATCGGCTGGCAATGGGGTACTAGAAATATTTGGAGTATATTAGAAGAATGGCGACAGGCATTATCATGGCTATGGGCACCACGAGAAGAAAAG GTTGGTCTTGTAAAAGCTCAACATCCAACAGCACAGACAATACCAGGTTTATATCGGCAAACTGGTAATCCTTCTCAACAATTGCTGCACAGTGATAGTGATCTGAGACTGGATGCTCAAGGAGCCTTCACACG ATTCGAAGCTGTGGACAGAGATCTTCACCCACCACTTGGTACTGGAACTAGCAGTACTATACCACCTCAACCATTAAGACCAGCACCACAACCAAGGCCAGCATCACGTCCAAGACCATCTCCTCTTCAAACCCCTAGCACAGTTGACTATTTACGAATGCAGGAGTCTGGTCCAGGTCCGCTGACACCACCGCCATCCTTACAAAGAACTATTCCATCATCGAGAGCAACTGTAGCCTCGGTCTTCGTCTTCCAAAACGAACCGGTGAAGAATTATGGCTTTTTCAAGCCACCTAACGATCATTCGGCCTTCAGATTCGATGGCGAAGGAAACACAGGAAAGATGTTGCCTGAGAATATTCAAATGGCAGCTTACACGATGCAAAATCATTCCGATTCGAGAATGGGAAGATACGAGATGGACGCGaccgaagagagaagaaacgacaCTTACGACTCGAGGTGTAATCCTTACAGACAATTCGAGACGAGTAATAGATACAATGTTCATAATACACCTATCGCGGCTCTCGACGTTAAAGCTAACAATGAAGAAAATACCTATCCAGGTTATGACGTCGTTCAGAGAACTCATCAGTTGAGACAACACGTCAGGAATGACTCTAGAGGATCACCAAGTAGTTTTGGTTTGACGAATCATTCCAACTCGACCAGTCAAACGATCATGGAGTCCATTTATGGACCTCAAACTCTCTGCAAGATGCTTCAAAATGCTCAGAACTTGGAGAACGAGTTGGACAGAAGAAACAACGAGGTCCAAAGCATCGAGATGACACCTTTCAGAAGTTCGACGCTTCAAGATGACGTTGGCACGTCTTATCTATACCATGATAATTCATCCAACACTGGTCTACAAAGAGTCTCTCAATATATCCAAAGTCTACCCGATCATCCTGCCTTCGACACGATCAATGATCACACGTCGATCACGCATCAAGATCGGGAACAAATACTTTATGCCGATGACATGCAAGCTCAGATCAACTCGTCTAAGGTTAGCAGCGAATCAGCATCGAGTCCTGTACCACCGCCACCCGCGCCACCTGATCCTCCTACGGATGTTCTCAAAAAGAATGAACCCACAACAGGTGAAAGGATCTTCAACGCACTTCGATCAGTTACCTCGCAGAGCTACATCGATGCCTCGGAATTTTACAA TTCCGTTCTATCGTCAGCTCAACAAGTCCAACGATTTACCTTCTCGAGATCGCCAAGTATGGTGAACGAGAATACAGGAAGTCGTTTACAGAACGAGGTACGTGACATATACACTGAAACCGATTCGGACGCCATTGGCCTTGATGCTTCCAGACGTAGTTCCGATCTTTACAGCCCCGAGCTAAACTTGGAAGCTCATAGAACTGCTCAGGAA GTATATTACAGCTTACAGGATCCACCATCCTCGCCTTTACTCTTGAAGGATCATAATCATGAATCTTATACGTTCATGTCTGATCCAAGCTTCACTAGAACCTCCGAA gACATCTTCAATAGTTTAGAACAGAGAAGGAAGAGTATGGAGAGATTAAATGGTATCCACGAGTTTGTAGAACATGAAACTTCCGATACCCCAAG GCGGCGAAATAGTCAAGAACTTTATGCAGCTTTGGAGGAAGTTCAACTCAAGAGAAGATTATCTCAG CAAAgtctcgaagaaaattacgTTACGAATTACACGATGAACGAGCACGGTGAATCGAATTCCGGAAGTCGTCGTGGTTCACAGGGACCTGAACCTGAACCTCCACCGGATGaatctaatttaaaaagagCAATAAGTTGCGAAAGTGTTTGTTCGGACACCAGTGTGGTATTGAACGATCTCGAGGAGGCACCTGTCGTGGGACTTGTTTGCGTTGGTCTAGAACACGAAAGATGGGGAGGACGTGGTACTGATGCTGAAGGAGATTTAGCAGTCAGTGTCCTTGAAGCTAGGGATCTCGTTGCGCCCGATGGTCGACCTGCGCAAGACACCTTCGCAAg AGTATGTCTATTGCCTGATAGACAAACCCACGTACAAACACGTTTGTACAGAGGTTCGCCATCGCCGAGTTATCAAGaaaagtttctctttcctttggACGGTGGTCCAGCTGGAAGAACGCTCTTGGTCGAG GTGTTCTCCGACGAATCGAGTCTCGGTGGTGGCGCCTCGCTTATTGGTGAAGCTAGTTTAAGACTAGGTCCAGCGTTAAGACCACCTGCTACCACCTGGCTACCCTTAACAGGACCTGCCTTACCTACACCGCACTTGGGAGAGCTCATGTTCTCTCTGAGCTACTTGCCAACTGCGGAGAGGCTAACTTTGGTCGTAGTAAAAGCTAGAAACTTACGTGGTTCTAATACTATACCGGGTGATTTCTTTGTCAAG GTTTACCTACTGcaacaagggaaaaaaatgcaCAAGAAAAAGACGTCTgtgaaaaagggagagaagagtcCCATTTTCAACGAGGCGATAATATTTAGTGTACCAGCTCACGCTCTACAG ACAATTCAATTGAGACTGACAGTAGCAGAGGTACACAACGAGCAAACCACGACAAATGCAAAAGCTTATTCGGTCGGTCACGTTATTGTTGGTTCCACTTCAACTGGCAAAGCATTAGCACATTGGAGACAAATGTTAACAGCATTGAGACGTCCCATTGCTATGTGGCATCCATTGAGAAAATGA